The DNA region TTAAAACATTTTAAAATCCTGGTTGAACAAGGACATATTCACATCGCGATGCCACCACTTTTCCGTATCGACATAGGTAAAGAGGTGCATTACGCACTGGATGAAGAAGAAAAACAAAGCATCCTCAGCCGTATTGCGGCAGATAACAAAAAAGGTAAAGTGCAGGTGACTCGATTCAAAGGGCTGGGTGAGATGAATCCACTGCAGCTTCGGGAAACCACGATGGATCCCAATACCCGTAGATTGGTACAACTGACGATTGATGATGTCGAGGAAACTGTGGCAATGATGGACATGTTGTTATCCAAAAAGCGGGCTGGCGATCGCAAGTCCTGGCTGGAGACTAAGGGAGATCTGGCCGAGTTTTGAGTGCACGAATGCCTGAAACCAAGAGCAAAGGCAAGGTTATGATGAATTTCTGTAACAGAATCGGCAGGAAGGCCGGTGCAGGTTTGTTACTGCTGGGAACTACTTTCGGCTACGGGACGGCTAATGCCGCTCAGTCAGTTATGATCACCGTTACCAAGGGCTTTGGCGTTTCCCTGTATGCCACCGAATTAGGTGATGCCAAACAGATTGCGGTCGGTGATCAAGGCACGCTATTTGTTGGCTCGCGCAAGAGTGGCACTATCACCGCGTTGGTTGACAGTAATAACGATGGCCGCGTGGATCGTCGCTATCTGATCGCAAAAAATATGGAATATCCAGAAGCCTTGGCATTTCATAATGGCGATCTATATGCCGCGCTGGATGATCGTATCGTCGTGTTTAACAATATTGAACAACGACTGAAGCGGCCAAGCCGACCCAAGGAAATTTATGATCGCCTGCCTGGTAAAGGCAGTAAGAGTACTCGTGGCATTAAATTTGGCCCTGATGGGCGGCTGTATATTTCAATCAGTGCGCCCTGCAATGTATGCGAACCTGTCGTGCCTTTTGGCAGCATCATTGCGCTGAATGTAAATACCGGTGAATCGCAGCAGATTGCGACTGGTATTCGTCAGGTAGTGGGTTTCGACTGGAATCCGCTCGATAACAAACTGTGGTTTGCTGACAGTAGCCGAGAATGGATGGGCGATAATATTCCGCCCGATGAGATTAATCGCATTGATGCCTCAGGTGAGCATTTCGGCTTTCCATATATACACGGTAAATCGATCAAAGAACCCGCTTATAACCAGCCGAAAAACCTCAAGATTGAGCTGCCTGTGTTTGAGCTGCCGGCACATGTCGCCCCCATGGGATTACTGTTTTATAACGGCACGCAATTCCCCAAAGAATACCAGCAGCAGATGCTGGTCGCAGAAAATGGTTCTTGGAACCGTTCCAGTAAAGTGGGTTACCAGATTGTGCTGTTAAAAATGGACGGCGATAAGGTGGTCAGCCGTTCTACCCTGGTGAGTTTTCTTGATGGAGAGTTCCCGGTGGCACGCCCTTACGGTTTGGCATTAGCTCCCGATGGCTCGGTGTATATTTCTGACGATCTAAAAGGCAACATCTATCGACTGTTTTATAAAGGCAATAGTGCAGATGAAGCTGATGAATAACAATCATAACTACGGTACAGGAAAACTATCATGAGCGATCCGTTGGCCCTGAGTATGGATGGCGTGGAACAGATCCCAATGCGGCGTTTCACAGAAGATGCCTATCTCAATTACTCCATGTACGTCATTATGGACCGCGCCCTGCCTCATATAGGTGATGGCCTTAAACCAGTGCAGCGGCGCATTATCTACGCGATGAGCGAACTGGGGCTGTCTGCCACTGCTAAATATAAGAAGTCTGCTCGTACTGTGGGTGATGTTCTGGGTAAATATCATCCTCACGGTGATGGTGCCTGCTATGAAGCCATGGTGCTGATGGCGCAGCCGTTTACTTATCGTTATCCGCTGGTGGACGGGCAGGGGAACTGGGGCGCGCCGGATGATCCTAAATCCTTCGCCGCGATGCGTTACACCGAGGCGCGCTTGTCGCGCTTTTCAGAAGTGCTGCTCAGTGAATTGGGTCAAGGCACTGTGGATTGGGGCAGCAATTTTGACGGAACACTGAAAGAACCCTTGGTGTTACCCGCGCGTCTGCCACATATTCTGCTAAATGGCATTACCGGTATTGCGGTGGGCATGGCCACCGATATTCCGCCCCATAATGCTCGCGAATTGGCCTTGGCTTGTATTGAACTACTGGACAATCCCGCCGCCGATCTGCCGCGGTTGATGGAGTTTGTTCCCGGCCCCGACTACCCGACCGCCGCTGAAATTATCACTCCGCCGGATGAGATTAGTAAAATCTACGAATCTGGTCGTGGCAGTATCAAAGCCCGCGCCGTATACGTTGTGGAAGATGGTGAAATCGTGGTGACCGCATTGCCGCATCAGTCCAGTTCCAGCAAAGTGCTGGAACAGATAGCGGCGCAGATGCAAGCCAAGAAACTGCCGATGGTGACCGATCTGCGTGATGAATCGGATCATGAAAATCCGGTACGACTGGTCATTGTGCCACGTTCAAACCGGGTGGACTGTGCACAACTGATGGCACATCTGTTTGCCACTACCGATCTGGAAAAAAGCTACCGTATCAATCTTAACGTCTTAGGATTGGATGGCCGGCCACAGGTGAAGGGCCTGAAGCAACTGCTGACGGAATGGTTGACTTTCCGTACCGCCACTGTTCGTCGACGTCTGGAATTTCGTTTAGATAAAGTTTTGTCCAGACTGCATATTCTCGAAGCCTTGATGATCGCCTTCCTCAATATTGATGAAGTCATTGAGATCATTCGCTTTCACGAGGAACCCAAAGCAGAATTGATGCGCCGTTTCAGCCTCAGTGATAAACAGGCAGAAGCCATTCTGGAATTGAAACTGCGGCATTTGGCCAAACTCGAAGAGATGAAAATTCGTGCCGAACAGGACGAATTGGAAAAAGAGCGCGAACATCTGCAACTGTTGCTGAGTTCAGAACGTCGTCTCAAGACTTTGATCAAGAAAGAGTTGCAAGCCGATGCTGATACTTACGGTGATGACCGACGTTCACCGCTGGTGGTGCGTGCAGAATCCAAAGCCTTGTCTGAACAGGAGTTGGTTCCTACCGAGTCTGTTACCGTCATTCTTTCGGAAAAGGGCTGGGTGCGTTGCGCCAAAGGCCACGACATCGATGCCGCCGGGCTCTCCTATAAAGCTGGCGATAATTTCCTGTGTGCAGCTATGGGGCGTAGCAATCAGCAGTCAGTGTTTATTGACAGTGCTGGCCGAGCGTTTTCTACCGAGACCCATACCTTGCCCTCTGCCCGCAGCCAAGGTGAGCCTATCACCACCCGCTTTAATTTAGTGCCGGGTGAAACCATGGAACATGTACTGCTCGGTGATGATGACAACAAGTTCCTCCTTGCCAGTGATGCTGGCTATGGATTTATTTGTGAATTCAAGGAGATGGTTTCACGTAATAAAGCGGGTAAAGCGTTATTGAGTTTGCCTGCTAATGCCAAGGTATTAACTCCGCAACGTCTGGAAAGCGGTGTGGATTATTCTATCCTGGCCATTACCAACGAAGGACGAATGTTGTTGTTCTCGGTAGATGCGCTGCCACAACTGGCTAAAGGGAAGGGAAACAAGATTATCGGTATTCCCTCAGAGCGAGCAAAACTGCGGGAAGAACTGTTGACGCATCTGTCTCTGGTGCCACAGGGCGCTAGCGTGACCTTGTGGGCTGGCAAACGTAAGTTGACATTGAAGAGCAGCGATTTGGAATATTATCGTGGTGAACGTGGGCGCCGTGGTGCCAAATTGCCAAGAGGATTACAGCGGGTAGACAGTGTTGATATCAATCAGGATGCACCAGTGGAAGATCCCAGTAGCGATGTTCCGCTAGAGAATGACTGAAACATAACGAAAAGCCGCATTCTCTGCGGCTTTTTCATTACTAAGAATTGACGTCAAGCGACTTCGTAGTAGTTAGGTTCTAGATCTAGTTGCTGTTGGATGATCTGCATTGCCATACGGCTACACTTACCGCACTGATCACCAACACCTAAACGCTGGCGAACTTCTTTAAGGCTGGTATCTCCTTGGCTGACGGCCTGTCTGATCTGAGTATCCGTAATGGCGTGGCACAGACAAACGTACATAACTGCTGAACTCCGGAAGCACTGAAGAGTGGAATTGCTTTTATTATAAATAAAAATAGTTATCAATAACAATACTGTTTGTTTAAATTTCAAACTAGATCACGTCAGGTTATCAAATTTACATAAAATTCATTATGTTACAGTTGCTGTTGTTATCAGGAATCGCATTACCGCCAGCAATATTAGTAGCCGCGATTGAAATCAACTAGGTATTGCAGTGGTTGCTGGCACCGCCAACGCTGGTAGTTATCGGCAAAAATTTGCACCACTTGTTTTGGAAAGCTCGGTGCCGAAATATGCGGTGTAATGATTGCGTTGTTCTGCCGCCATAAGTCGTGATTGGCTGGCAGCGGCTCTTGTGGAAATACATCCAGGATAGCGGTGACATCAGGACGGCTGAGTAGCAATTCATGCAATGCAAGTAAGTTGATAGCACTGCCTCTGCCGATATTAAACAGTAATGCGCCTTGTTTCAGGCAATTAAGGCGTTCTGCACTGAGTATTTCCGTGGTGGCAGCCGATGCTGGCAAGGTATTGACGACCACATCGGCGTCTGCCAACGCTTGTGCTAGCTCAATTTCACTAATGATTTGATGGAACGATGCTGTTGGGCGACCACTGCGATTCATGCCGATGGTTTTCATACCGAAATGTTGCGCGGTGGTGGCAATGTGACTGCCGATAGACCCGGTGCCTAACAGCAACATGGTTTGGTTCTGCAAACTCCGATATGCCGCCGGTGCCCATAACCCTTGCTGCTGTTGCTCTCGGTACAACTGCTGTTGCCGACAGTGTGCTAACAGATAACCAAAAACGTATTCACTCATCAATGGGCCAAAAATCCCTTTGATATTGCTCAGTTGATAATCTTGACGACTCTTGGACGTAAGCAATTTATCCACCCCGGCAAAAGTCGATTGCAGCCACTGCAGTTTGTGGGCGAGAGGTAATAACGGCGCTGCTAGCGCAGGTTCGGCTAACCAGATATCAGCTTCGCAAATTGCGGTAGGCGCGTCATCCAGTAACATCAGCTCCGGTAATGCCAGTTGTTGCAGTAATGTCTGATAGTGGCAATTTTCACGGGTAAGCAACAGTAACTTGTGAACCATTTCTGATACCTATATGCTGGCAACCATCTACGACCAGAGCTTGTTATAAGATGCATTATCTTGTTGAATATTTAACCAAACTTGGCGCTATGCTGCATCCTTGGCTGAGCGAAATTGCCACCGCTATGGTTGCATGTATCGTGCTGGTGTTTGGTGCCGATGTAAACCGTTGGTTGCGGCGTCAGCTAGGTGCCCGCAACTTTGTTGTGCGCACGCTGATTTTCATTGTGCTTAACGCGTTTGGCTACGGCATGTTAATTGTTGTTGCTAGTCCTTGGCTTGCCAGACAATTGGCCCACATGCCAGCGATGTGGATGTTTTTACTGGTGGTTGCCACCTTCATTGTGGTGGGGAGTTGGGCGCAGCGTAATAACCAAAGCTGAGTTTACTCAAACCAATCGCTGTAATTCTCTGCGCCAGTCTCCGCAAGGACTTGCTTGGCCTTATCCGGAAAATTACTGAAAATGCCATCCACACCAAGCTGTCTAAGTGCGCGAATATCCTCTACATCATCAACGGTATAAACATGTATCTTTAGACCGCGCCTATGAGTGTCGGTGACCAGTTGATGACTGATAAAGTTGATATCCACATGCAGTGCCACAGCGTCTAAGGCACTGGCGCAGGCCGCCAGATCTTCAGGAATACTGGCCAGCAATGGTGCAACATGGGCCTCTGGATACTGTAACTTTACCTGGCGTAGGTAAGGGTGGTTGAAGGAGGAAACCAATAATTGTTCAGGACGATATCCGAGCTCGTTAAGATACTGAGGATATTGCGCCAGAAATGGTGCCACACAACCAATCCCTTTCAATTCAATATTGACCAACAAACGGCGATTCAGCGCTTGTAGCACTTGTTTGAGTGTCGGGATCGGTTCACCGCCTACGCGTAACTCGGCAATCTCTTGCAGTGTTTTACGGTGGATGAGGCCACTGCCACTACTTTTGTGAGCCAACTGCCGGTCATGAAACACCAGCAGCTCACCTTCCACATTATGTACATCCAGCTCTACCGCATCGGCACCTAGCTCTGCTGCTAACATCATCGCCTTGAGGGTGTTTTCTGGCGCATAGCCACTGGCACCACGATGTGCAAAAACCAACATATTAGCCTCTCACAACCACATCAGCCTTTTATAGTGATGTCGATAGCCCCAACATCACAGTACTTCCGCTCAGATTTCAGTGCTGTCAGCAATCTTGGCAAATGCTGCTCCCATACGGGTAACTGCTTCTGCTTCAACACCTTCGGCAAATTCTGCTAGTGCATCTTTGGCAAACAGCAACACCACTGTGCTACCGAGTTTAAAACGCCCCATCTCTTCGCCCTTACGCAGGGTGATGGCTTCGTCGCCCTGAGTGTCATAATCCCAGACGAACACCTTATCACCGGCCGGTGGTGTAACCGTGCCAGCCCAGATGGTCTCAATACTAGCGACTATGGTAGCACCTACCAGCACCATCGCCATCGGGCCAATGCGAGTTTCAAAAATTGCGACCACCCGTTCATTGCGGGCAAACAGCCCTGGCACATGGCGGGCGGTCAGTGGATTGACGGAAAACAGTTCACCGGGAACATAGATCATCTTTGACAGCACGCCATCAATCGGCATGTGAATGCGATGATAATCCTTGGGGGCAAGATAAATGGTCGCGAAGTCTCCGCCGTCAAAACGGGCGGCAACTGCATCTTTCCCCCAGCAAGGCTAGCGCGCTGTAGTCGTGTCCCTTAGCCTGAATGATCCTGCCATCGACAATGGCGCCACATTGGCTAACGGTGCCGTCTACCGGATGGGCCAGATACTGTGGGTCATCACACAGTGGCCGGACTCCCGCTGTTAACGCTCGGGTAAAGAATGCATTGAAACTGCGGTAATCTTCGGCATCAGTAATCTGCGCTTCGGCCATATTGATGCCGTAATGTTTGATAAACCAGCGAATGGCGCTAGTTGTCAACGCACCTGCTTCCGCAGCCGCCAATTTGCCAACCACTCTTGAAAGTAGATGTTTGGGCAACAGGTATTGCAGTGC from Shewanella dokdonensis includes:
- a CDS encoding glycerophosphodiester phosphodiesterase, whose protein sequence is MLVFAHRGASGYAPENTLKAMMLAAELGADAVELDVHNVEGELLVFHDRQLAHKSSGSGLIHRKTLQEIAELRVGGEPIPTLKQVLQALNRRLLVNIELKGIGCVAPFLAQYPQYLNELGYRPEQLLVSSFNHPYLRQVKLQYPEAHVAPLLASIPEDLAACASALDAVALHVDINFISHQLVTDTHRRGLKIHVYTVDDVEDIRALRQLGVDGIFSNFPDKAKQVLAETGAENYSDWFE
- a CDS encoding DUF3392 domain-containing protein; this encodes MHYLVEYLTKLGAMLHPWLSEIATAMVACIVLVFGADVNRWLRRQLGARNFVVRTLIFIVLNAFGYGMLIVVASPWLARQLAHMPAMWMFLLVVATFIVVGSWAQRNNQS
- the parC gene encoding DNA topoisomerase IV subunit A; this encodes MSDPLALSMDGVEQIPMRRFTEDAYLNYSMYVIMDRALPHIGDGLKPVQRRIIYAMSELGLSATAKYKKSARTVGDVLGKYHPHGDGACYEAMVLMAQPFTYRYPLVDGQGNWGAPDDPKSFAAMRYTEARLSRFSEVLLSELGQGTVDWGSNFDGTLKEPLVLPARLPHILLNGITGIAVGMATDIPPHNARELALACIELLDNPAADLPRLMEFVPGPDYPTAAEIITPPDEISKIYESGRGSIKARAVYVVEDGEIVVTALPHQSSSSKVLEQIAAQMQAKKLPMVTDLRDESDHENPVRLVIVPRSNRVDCAQLMAHLFATTDLEKSYRINLNVLGLDGRPQVKGLKQLLTEWLTFRTATVRRRLEFRLDKVLSRLHILEALMIAFLNIDEVIEIIRFHEEPKAELMRRFSLSDKQAEAILELKLRHLAKLEEMKIRAEQDELEKEREHLQLLLSSERRLKTLIKKELQADADTYGDDRRSPLVVRAESKALSEQELVPTESVTVILSEKGWVRCAKGHDIDAAGLSYKAGDNFLCAAMGRSNQQSVFIDSAGRAFSTETHTLPSARSQGEPITTRFNLVPGETMEHVLLGDDDNKFLLASDAGYGFICEFKEMVSRNKAGKALLSLPANAKVLTPQRLESGVDYSILAITNEGRMLLFSVDALPQLAKGKGNKIIGIPSERAKLREELLTHLSLVPQGASVTLWAGKRKLTLKSSDLEYYRGERGRRGAKLPRGLQRVDSVDINQDAPVEDPSSDVPLEND
- a CDS encoding bacterioferritin-associated ferredoxin, translating into MYVCLCHAITDTQIRQAVSQGDTSLKEVRQRLGVGDQCGKCSRMAMQIIQQQLDLEPNYYEVA
- a CDS encoding D-2-hydroxyacid dehydrogenase, which produces MVHKLLLLTRENCHYQTLLQQLALPELMLLDDAPTAICEADIWLAEPALAAPLLPLAHKLQWLQSTFAGVDKLLTSKSRQDYQLSNIKGIFGPLMSEYVFGYLLAHCRQQQLYREQQQQGLWAPAAYRSLQNQTMLLLGTGSIGSHIATTAQHFGMKTIGMNRSGRPTASFHQIISEIELAQALADADVVVNTLPASAATTEILSAERLNCLKQGALLFNIGRGSAINLLALHELLLSRPDVTAILDVFPQEPLPANHDLWRQNNAIITPHISAPSFPKQVVQIFADNYQRWRCQQPLQYLVDFNRGY
- a CDS encoding PQQ-dependent sugar dehydrogenase; protein product: MITVTKGFGVSLYATELGDAKQIAVGDQGTLFVGSRKSGTITALVDSNNDGRVDRRYLIAKNMEYPEALAFHNGDLYAALDDRIVVFNNIEQRLKRPSRPKEIYDRLPGKGSKSTRGIKFGPDGRLYISISAPCNVCEPVVPFGSIIALNVNTGESQQIATGIRQVVGFDWNPLDNKLWFADSSREWMGDNIPPDEINRIDASGEHFGFPYIHGKSIKEPAYNQPKNLKIELPVFELPAHVAPMGLLFYNGTQFPKEYQQQMLVAENGSWNRSSKVGYQIVLLKMDGDKVVSRSTLVSFLDGEFPVARPYGLALAPDGSVYISDDLKGNIYRLFYKGNSADEADE